One region of Faecalibacter bovis genomic DNA includes:
- a CDS encoding oligosaccharide flippase family protein gives MNSLINFLKDFFKNKGLFVFSAFIVEKLVMLINTIFIVKMISQEEFGRVTLIASVLAFFIPLSGFGTFSMFLKFGSEQKTEEEKLQLSQEIFRKGLRNQFILAVGFIIISNLYSLKFEHLGWIIAMFTIRLIGVFLQSHLTIFFRINGQNQKFATVNILVNLIGLALTFMLTFYFGVFGYMISLAISPFISLFFYTKNLFLLTRNTVQTLDWKKMWRYGWVESVAYFASELLFSIDIAMIALFMTDKDISLYKVAIILPLNLLFIPSMLFQTDMPRIIQNSTNKTFLKQYIFNYYRLFIPLSIIILVGSFFLKEWLIKLFFNSDYSGGNITFFIATLAVVAAMLTRVIFINLNSAIGKANWNIRISILSIILLVIFDLLLIPKYGIEGAATGLMLTFTTIGLYSAYLFKTYLNALKTNE, from the coding sequence ATGAATAGTTTAATCAATTTCTTAAAAGATTTTTTCAAGAATAAAGGATTATTCGTTTTTTCGGCTTTTATCGTTGAAAAGTTGGTTATGTTAATCAATACGATTTTCATCGTAAAAATGATTTCTCAGGAAGAATTTGGTCGTGTTACTTTAATTGCGTCCGTTTTAGCCTTCTTTATTCCATTAAGTGGATTCGGAACATTTTCTATGTTTTTAAAATTTGGTTCTGAACAAAAAACAGAAGAGGAAAAATTACAATTAAGTCAAGAAATTTTCAGGAAAGGACTTCGAAATCAATTCATTCTTGCGGTTGGATTTATAATCATTTCAAATCTATATTCACTAAAATTTGAACATTTAGGTTGGATTATCGCAATGTTTACCATTCGATTAATCGGTGTGTTTTTACAATCACATTTGACTATTTTTTTCCGAATAAATGGTCAAAATCAAAAATTTGCAACTGTAAATATTCTGGTTAATTTAATTGGTTTAGCGCTAACTTTTATGCTAACCTTTTACTTTGGAGTTTTCGGTTACATGATTTCTTTAGCGATTTCTCCGTTTATTAGTTTGTTTTTTTACACAAAAAATTTATTTCTACTCACAAGAAATACTGTACAAACTTTAGATTGGAAAAAAATGTGGCGTTATGGATGGGTTGAATCTGTTGCTTATTTTGCGTCAGAACTTTTATTCTCTATTGACATTGCAATGATTGCTTTGTTTATGACAGACAAAGACATTTCTTTATACAAAGTAGCCATCATCTTACCATTAAATTTATTGTTTATACCGTCTATGTTGTTCCAAACAGACATGCCTAGAATCATACAAAACAGCACAAATAAGACGTTTTTAAAACAATATATATTTAATTATTATCGATTATTTATTCCTCTTAGTATAATTATACTTGTTGGCAGCTTTTTTTTGAAAGAATGGTTAATAAAACTGTTTTTTAACAGCGATTATAGCGGCGGAAATATTACTTTTTTTATCGCTACATTAGCCGTTGTTGCAGCTATGTTAACACGTGTAATATTTATAAATCTAAATAGTGCAATTGGGAAAGCAAATTGGAACATTCGAATTTCGATACTTTCAATCATTTTATTAGTTATTTTCGATTTATTATTAATCCCAAAATATGGAATTGAAGGTGCTGCAACAGGATTAATGCTGACTTTTACAACAATTGGATTATATTCGGCTTATCTATTTAAAACATACTTAAACGCTCTAAAAACAAATGAATAA
- a CDS encoding YheT family hydrolase produces MPIIEKSTYKAEGFWRKNAHLSTILGTRYKKYPVPNYTREKIKTDDGDFLNLDWRFQSDKKKLVILFHGLEGDSKRTYLNTCSDYFYDKGFNILAWNHRSCGGEMNQTLRLYHHGVTDDANRVIEKAITEGFENIYLIGYSMGGAIVVNYMGQYTVPAAIKAACVFSIPISLKSCSETLKVFPNTVYLNNFKKTLVPKFEEKAKQFPGKLNEAMISKIKSFDEIDEYFTAPLHGYESKEDYYHKASPSTFLDHVKIPTLIVNAANDPFLGAECYPKDRFKQYPHIFFEVPKHGGHCAFPLRNESNSWCEIRAFEFFNDY; encoded by the coding sequence ATGCCAATCATCGAAAAATCGACCTACAAAGCCGAAGGTTTTTGGCGAAAAAATGCCCATTTATCTACTATTCTTGGTACACGTTATAAAAAATATCCTGTACCAAATTATACACGAGAGAAAATTAAAACTGATGATGGCGATTTCTTAAATTTGGATTGGAGATTTCAGTCTGATAAAAAGAAATTGGTTATTCTTTTTCATGGTTTAGAAGGCGACTCTAAACGTACATATTTGAATACTTGCTCGGATTATTTCTATGATAAAGGATTTAATATTTTAGCTTGGAATCATCGCAGTTGTGGTGGTGAAATGAACCAAACTTTACGATTATATCATCATGGAGTAACTGACGATGCTAATCGTGTGATAGAAAAAGCTATAACCGAGGGCTTTGAAAACATTTATTTAATTGGTTATTCTATGGGCGGGGCTATTGTAGTAAATTATATGGGACAATATACTGTACCAGCAGCAATTAAAGCAGCCTGTGTGTTTTCTATTCCAATATCTTTAAAATCATGTTCGGAAACTTTAAAAGTGTTTCCAAACACCGTTTATTTAAACAATTTTAAAAAGACTTTGGTTCCAAAGTTTGAAGAAAAAGCCAAACAATTTCCTGGAAAATTAAATGAAGCGATGATTTCGAAAATTAAATCTTTCGATGAAATTGATGAATATTTTACCGCTCCATTGCATGGATATGAATCCAAAGAAGATTATTACCATAAAGCAAGTCCATCGACATTTTTAGATCATGTAAAAATTCCTACATTAATTGTAAATGCTGCAAACGATCCATTTTTGGGAGCAGAATGTTATCCAAAAGATCGTTTTAAACAATATCCGCACATTTTCTTTGAAGTACCAAAACATGGAGGACATTGTGCATTTCCGTTAAGAAATGAATCTAATTCTTGGTGTGAAATTCGTGCTTTTGAATTTTTTAATGATTATTAA
- a CDS encoding DUF721 domain-containing protein: protein MKKYEKRQNTQSIGDAFSHFMRLNGKEELMWEVKAEEAWKTVMGKFFEKYTERVEVRQRVLYVKINSPAMRQELTYGKSKIIANINEEIKNNFLMDVKIY, encoded by the coding sequence ATGAAAAAGTATGAAAAAAGACAAAATACACAATCAATAGGCGATGCTTTTAGCCATTTCATGCGCTTAAATGGTAAAGAAGAACTAATGTGGGAAGTAAAAGCAGAAGAAGCTTGGAAAACTGTAATGGGTAAATTTTTTGAGAAATATACTGAACGTGTTGAAGTAAGACAACGCGTATTATATGTAAAAATTAATTCGCCTGCTATGCGACAAGAATTAACTTACGGAAAATCTAAAATTATCGCAAACATCAATGAAGAAATTAAAAATAACTTCTTGATGGATGTCAAAATCTACTAA
- a CDS encoding polysaccharide deacetylase family protein — protein sequence MNQFILIYTEKNTNRIEYIFDFICCDFLGIDFKITTDVTEFINSDLPKINFSTHFFEDEINFQIDDILVENEIRDDVNYNQLSEIGKCFYWLSRYEEYIAQQHQFDHHNRFLGSELDYSKPIVDLIVLEIQKIIQLKYPHFQFNKREFKQINTHDVDFSWKYLNKPWFETIGSIGKKVLKGNFKEIKSQIDVLSYKIKDPYDQFNYIKQLSDKYKIESIFFWLLGDKTEFDRNLNWENQAQADLIKATNQWAKVGIHPSYISNFNESSQALEIKRLEKILNKKVLISRQHFIKLNFPNTYQQLLINGIKEDYSMGFAHKTGFRAGTSTPFKWFDLSTNQQTMLITYPFVAMDVTLRNYMKLTIEDAIIELKNLKNNVKEVNGTFITLFHQSNFEDEWSDWKIVYESLFND from the coding sequence TTGAATCAATTTATCCTTATATACACTGAAAAAAACACCAATAGAATTGAGTATATTTTCGATTTTATATGTTGTGATTTTTTGGGTATTGATTTTAAAATTACAACTGATGTTACGGAATTTATAAATTCAGATTTGCCTAAAATAAATTTTTCAACTCATTTTTTTGAGGATGAAATTAATTTCCAAATAGATGATATTTTAGTGGAGAATGAAATTAGAGATGATGTAAATTATAATCAACTAAGTGAAATTGGTAAATGTTTTTATTGGTTGAGTCGATATGAAGAATATATTGCACAACAGCACCAATTTGATCACCATAATCGATTTTTAGGTTCCGAATTAGATTATTCTAAACCAATTGTTGATCTAATAGTTTTAGAAATTCAGAAAATTATTCAATTAAAATACCCACATTTTCAGTTTAATAAAAGAGAATTTAAGCAAATTAATACACATGATGTAGATTTCAGTTGGAAGTATTTGAACAAACCTTGGTTTGAAACAATTGGCTCGATCGGAAAGAAGGTTTTAAAAGGAAATTTTAAAGAAATAAAATCTCAAATAGACGTTCTAAGTTATAAAATAAAGGATCCATATGATCAATTTAATTACATCAAACAACTATCAGATAAATATAAAATTGAATCTATTTTCTTTTGGCTTTTAGGCGATAAAACTGAATTTGACCGAAATCTAAATTGGGAGAATCAAGCTCAAGCTGATTTAATTAAAGCAACAAATCAATGGGCAAAAGTAGGAATTCATCCTTCATACATTTCAAATTTTAATGAAAGTTCACAAGCTTTAGAAATTAAAAGATTAGAAAAAATACTGAATAAAAAGGTTTTAATTTCAAGACAGCATTTCATTAAACTTAACTTTCCAAACACTTATCAACAGTTGTTAATAAATGGAATTAAGGAAGATTACTCCATGGGATTTGCACATAAAACAGGTTTTAGAGCTGGAACATCAACACCTTTTAAATGGTTTGATTTATCAACAAATCAACAAACAATGTTAATAACGTATCCTTTTGTTGCAATGGATGTTACGTTGCGAAATTATATGAAATTAACAATTGAAGATGCAATAATTGAATTGAAAAATCTGAAAAATAACGTAAAAGAAGTAAATGGAACTTTTATAACCTTGTTTCATCAATCTAATTTTGAGGACGAGTGGTCAGATTGGAAAATTGTTTACGAAAGCCTTTTTAATGATTAA
- a CDS encoding glycosyltransferase family 39 protein has protein sequence METYSITHFLYQNFTVLIYKIVPFIDPIEIGRWVNILCAVLVLAILFKTIEKIFNEKWIAILGTLAFGFSFTFWKNTSNVEVYTFSLMWIISYVYFSVRYFKEQHKKFFIYAGVILGISLYSHIQGILLLPSYAFLCFVNFKNSNNLKHTIFCLLIPVLFLCSLYIYPILNQESIKNVLSSSTQTWVSDTYNKPISSFAKDIAKAIFYLAYNFWFLNLLVLFLPFKTLYKNYIFLFLVIICIPVFCFSTIYAVSDNYVFFLNFNICYMIILCFGVANISLRNQAFKRLVFISILATPFYYFSTREIALMTSLGNKFHTENAYKGGLNYYMVPWLNNNKGLIEVYLNNEAEGKDIDWMFQSVKEFIEIRSDKMSLNEIKKL, from the coding sequence ATGGAAACATATTCGATAACGCATTTTTTGTATCAAAATTTTACCGTTTTAATCTATAAAATAGTTCCATTTATAGATCCAATCGAAATAGGCAGATGGGTAAATATTTTATGTGCAGTATTGGTATTGGCAATTTTGTTTAAAACAATAGAGAAGATTTTCAACGAAAAATGGATCGCAATTTTAGGAACTTTAGCCTTTGGTTTTTCATTTACTTTTTGGAAAAATACATCCAATGTCGAAGTTTACACGTTTTCGCTGATGTGGATTATTTCTTACGTTTATTTTTCTGTTCGTTATTTTAAAGAACAACATAAAAAATTTTTCATTTATGCAGGAGTTATCTTAGGAATTAGCTTGTATAGTCATATTCAAGGGATTTTGTTACTTCCGTCTTATGCTTTTCTTTGTTTTGTGAATTTCAAGAATTCTAACAATCTAAAACATACAATATTTTGTCTCTTAATACCTGTTTTGTTTTTGTGCAGTTTATATATTTACCCGATTTTGAATCAAGAAAGTATAAAAAATGTACTTTCTTCATCTACACAAACATGGGTTTCTGATACTTATAATAAGCCAATTTCTTCTTTTGCAAAAGATATCGCAAAAGCTATATTTTATTTGGCTTATAACTTTTGGTTTTTAAATTTATTGGTGCTTTTTCTACCTTTTAAAACCTTATATAAGAATTACATTTTTTTATTTTTGGTAATTATTTGTATTCCTGTGTTTTGTTTTTCAACAATTTATGCAGTCAGTGATAATTATGTCTTTTTCTTGAATTTTAACATCTGTTACATGATCATTTTATGTTTCGGAGTCGCAAATATTTCATTAAGAAATCAAGCGTTTAAAAGACTGGTTTTTATTTCAATTTTAGCAACTCCTTTTTATTATTTTTCGACAAGAGAAATTGCTTTAATGACAAGTTTAGGGAATAAATTTCATACTGAAAATGCATACAAAGGCGGATTAAATTATTACATGGTTCCTTGGCTAAACAATAACAAAGGATTAATCGAGGTTTATTTAAATAATGAAGCTGAAGGGAAAGATATTGATTGGATGTTTCAATCAGTTAAAGAATTTATTGAAATTCGTTCTGATAAAATGAGTTTAAACGAAATTAAAAAATTGTAA
- the recF gene encoding DNA replication/repair protein RecF (All proteins in this family for which functions are known are DNA-binding proteins that assist the filamentation of RecA onto DNA for the initiation of recombination or recombinational repair.), which produces MYLKELKARQFKNFEEKNFEFSPKINAFVGQNGKGKTNILDAIHYLALSKSYLNHSDAMNIKFDCEYFTLEGTFDKNEKEDIIFCLVRSGQAKQLKRNSKSYDRISEHIGQYPLVMISPYDSDLIKEGSEVRRKFLDNIISQSNKQYLADLMRYNKVLVQRNTLLKYFAANNTFDAVTLEIYDEELIHLGKKIHQVRKEFVSTFLNAFLKYYAEISEGREIVNIEYVSQLNDALFEDALKQALFKDRAAQYTTTGIHKDDLLFTITNYPIKKFGSQGQQKSYLIALKLAQLDVIKNVLNVTPILLLDDIFDKLDEHRVTQLIKLVNEERFGQIFITDTHSDRTENIIKQINSESKVFRL; this is translated from the coding sequence ATGTATTTAAAAGAACTTAAAGCAAGACAATTCAAGAATTTTGAGGAAAAGAATTTCGAATTTTCACCAAAAATTAATGCATTTGTAGGACAAAATGGGAAAGGTAAAACCAATATTTTGGATGCTATCCATTATTTAGCTTTAAGTAAATCGTACCTGAATCATTCAGATGCGATGAATATTAAATTTGATTGTGAATATTTTACATTAGAAGGAACTTTTGATAAAAACGAAAAAGAAGACATTATTTTTTGTTTAGTACGTTCTGGACAAGCCAAACAATTGAAGCGAAATTCTAAATCTTATGATCGTATTTCTGAACATATTGGCCAATATCCTTTGGTGATGATTTCTCCTTACGACAGTGATTTAATCAAGGAAGGAAGTGAAGTTAGACGTAAATTTTTAGATAATATTATTTCACAATCAAATAAACAGTATTTAGCTGATTTGATGAGATACAATAAAGTATTAGTACAACGAAATACTCTTTTAAAATATTTTGCGGCTAACAATACTTTTGATGCGGTAACTTTAGAAATTTATGATGAAGAATTAATTCATTTAGGAAAAAAAATACATCAAGTTCGAAAAGAGTTTGTTTCAACTTTTCTAAATGCATTTTTAAAATATTACGCTGAAATTTCTGAAGGTCGTGAAATTGTAAATATAGAATATGTATCACAATTGAATGACGCACTATTTGAAGATGCTTTAAAACAAGCTTTGTTTAAAGATCGTGCGGCACAATATACAACTACTGGGATACATAAAGATGATTTACTTTTTACCATTACCAATTATCCAATAAAGAAATTTGGTTCTCAGGGGCAGCAAAAATCATATCTAATTGCATTAAAATTAGCGCAATTAGACGTTATAAAAAATGTTTTAAATGTTACTCCTATTTTATTATTGGATGATATTTTTGATAAATTAGACGAACATCGTGTCACTCAATTAATCAAATTGGTGAATGAAGAACGATTTGGTCAAATTTTTATTACTGATACTCACTCCGATCGTACAGAAAATATCATCAAACAAATTAATTCTGAAAGTAAAGTTTTCCGTTTATGA
- a CDS encoding class I SAM-dependent methyltransferase: protein MNKLKKIVKGIQILLKKPSLINLLINQNENWKDKTSNSYQNGFNQVALNEIFPQFNGELDTVAFLDGGSMITDLLLLKNACIQFENCKYFEIGTWRGESIINLINVAKDLNTLDLGANDFKKFNLSQAYADAHGFFIKNNSKIKQHLGDSTQFDFAGLDQKFDVIFIDGNHEYDFVVSDTKNVFKHLVHENSIVIWHDYAYSPEKIRYEILNAILDGTPTEMHKNLYHVENTMCAIYHPKNFKTRLWQEYENPRRTFRANIQLNSL from the coding sequence ATGAATAAATTAAAAAAAATAGTGAAAGGAATTCAAATTTTATTGAAAAAACCTTCATTAATCAACCTATTGATTAACCAAAATGAAAATTGGAAAGATAAGACCTCTAATAGTTACCAAAATGGTTTTAATCAAGTTGCTTTAAACGAAATATTTCCACAATTTAATGGTGAATTAGATACGGTTGCTTTTTTAGATGGTGGATCTATGATAACCGATTTATTGCTTTTAAAAAACGCGTGTATTCAATTCGAAAATTGTAAATATTTTGAAATTGGAACGTGGCGAGGTGAAAGTATTATTAATCTTATCAACGTTGCGAAAGATTTAAATACATTGGATTTAGGAGCAAACGATTTTAAAAAATTTAATTTATCTCAAGCTTACGCTGATGCTCATGGATTTTTCATCAAAAATAATTCTAAAATCAAACAACATTTAGGTGATTCTACGCAATTTGATTTTGCTGGATTAGATCAAAAATTTGATGTTATTTTTATCGATGGAAATCACGAATATGATTTTGTAGTTTCAGACACTAAAAATGTTTTTAAACATTTGGTTCATGAAAATTCAATCGTAATTTGGCATGACTACGCCTATTCTCCAGAAAAAATTAGATATGAGATTTTGAATGCAATTTTAGATGGTACACCAACTGAAATGCATAAAAATTTATATCATGTTGAAAATACAATGTGCGCAATTTATCATCCAAAGAATTTTAAAACAAGATTGTGGCAGGAATACGAAAATCCAAGACGTACTTTTCGTGCAAATATTCAGCTTAATTCTTTGTAA
- a CDS encoding glycosyltransferase family 4 protein, whose amino-acid sequence MVKKRKHILFLTSWYPDRILIDNGDFIQRHAQAISLHHDVTVVHAIKDPNLKGKKFEIESSEQKGLKEIIVYFKPSKISAFNLLLIIQAYLIGTKSIKPFDLIHLNVVYPAGLVAVYLKYKYKKNLILTEHWTQLHPENFKTLAKYKQTAIRRILDSVDLVLPVSKHLGESIKKINPSINYKVIPNVVDLSKFTPRKTLPTGRIKFLHLSHLGDQHKNISGMLHVAKQLANDGYEFEFQIGGNGDLQPIHEFVKTNNLDKYIFPFGRLEHHEVNQKMNDSDCFVLFSRYENQPCVQAEAFACGLPIIATNVGGINEYLPNNFGILIDSENENQLYDAMKSVIEGKDFAAPKAMHNYAKEHFSKEEISLAYDKIYNELNSSKHE is encoded by the coding sequence GTGGTAAAAAAGCGTAAACATATTTTATTTCTTACATCTTGGTATCCAGATCGAATTTTAATAGATAATGGTGATTTTATTCAACGCCATGCACAAGCTATAAGTTTACATCATGATGTTACGGTGGTTCACGCAATCAAAGATCCAAATTTAAAAGGTAAGAAATTCGAAATTGAATCTTCTGAACAAAAGGGTTTGAAAGAAATAATCGTTTATTTTAAACCTTCAAAAATAAGTGCATTTAATTTGTTGTTGATAATTCAAGCTTATTTAATCGGAACCAAATCTATTAAACCTTTTGATCTAATTCACCTAAACGTTGTATATCCCGCAGGATTAGTTGCTGTATATTTAAAATATAAATACAAGAAAAACCTCATTCTTACAGAGCATTGGACACAATTACATCCTGAAAATTTTAAAACTCTTGCAAAATATAAACAAACTGCAATCCGTCGAATTTTGGATTCTGTTGATTTGGTTTTGCCTGTTTCCAAACATTTAGGGGAATCGATTAAAAAAATTAATCCATCTATAAATTATAAAGTTATTCCTAACGTGGTTGATTTGTCGAAATTCACTCCTAGAAAGACTTTACCTACTGGAAGAATAAAATTCTTACATCTTTCTCATTTAGGCGATCAACATAAAAATATTTCAGGAATGTTGCATGTTGCAAAACAGCTAGCAAATGATGGTTACGAATTTGAATTCCAAATCGGTGGAAATGGCGATTTACAACCAATTCATGAATTCGTTAAAACCAATAATTTAGATAAATATATTTTCCCTTTTGGTCGACTTGAACATCATGAAGTGAATCAGAAAATGAATGATTCAGATTGTTTTGTACTATTTAGTCGATACGAAAATCAGCCTTGTGTACAAGCAGAAGCCTTTGCTTGTGGTTTACCAATTATTGCAACAAATGTTGGTGGGATCAATGAATATTTACCAAACAATTTCGGAATTCTTATCGATTCTGAAAACGAAAATCAATTGTATGATGCAATGAAAAGTGTAATCGAAGGAAAAGATTTTGCTGCACCTAAAGCTATGCACAATTACGCCAAAGAACATTTTTCTAAAGAAGAAATTTCGTTAGCTTACGATAAAATTTATAACGAGTTAAATTCTTCCAAACATGAATAG